One genomic segment of Brassica napus cultivar Da-Ae chromosome A3, Da-Ae, whole genome shotgun sequence includes these proteins:
- the LOC106389288 gene encoding pumilio homolog 5-like isoform X3 yields MTTTQSAMRMVEGDHHMKNWQQASRFGSHDMAVEDLAFLMKRNRLDSGSAGGDHIPSRSGSAPPSMEGSFAALRNLLKQQEGSSSSEVLSKAIESYDSEEEIRRDPAYVAYYLSNVNLNPRLPPPLISRENQHLLSTTASWDGMGIRSSLHSSRTALSTHREEPEDEGSLVEQQPYASLANMIQNERTKNNLSLFGASPSSMRNQEKQQHSQGRRMPPPSYQLQATFPQQMMHNLPKTATTPMYTSTSAYMTSLSPFYNQSSGMYLPQYSYSGYPQYMSGYQSHEGTLPMPYDISPTSSGYNNNARLLPEGGHNTPSLVDPFQWQYYQQPQADTYSPSFQSSSELHSNPLSPSYGMQSPRHMGNYFAVPPGVRVMPQYQGSPLASPVMPSSPVSGGMMGQFGRRSETRYHQQGTSRNTGIYPGGWQGGNVDDYKRHSFLDELKSPNARKLELSDITGRVVEFSVDQHGSRFIQQKLDHCSDEEKASVFIEVLPQASKLMTDVFGNYVIQKFIEHGTPSQREELVKQLAGQMVSLSLQMYGCRVIQKALEVIDADQKTELIRELDGNVMKCVRDQNGNHVIQMCIESMPADRIGFVIAAFRGQVATLSTHPYGCRVIQRILEHCSDGEETRCVIDEILESAFALAHDQYGNYVTQHVLERGKPDERRKIIEKLTGNVVQMSQHKYASNVVEKCLEHGDGTERELLIEEIMGKSEEDNHLLAMMKDQYANYVVQKVLEISKDQQREVLVQRMKIHLQSLRKYTYGKHIVARFEQLFGEESEASEGGTEG; encoded by the exons ATGACGACGACGCAGAGTGCTATGAGAATGGTGGAAGGTGATCATCATATGAAGAATTGGCAACAGGCTTCTAGATTTGGTTCACATGATATGGCTGTTGAAGATTTAGCCTTCCTTATGAAACGAAATAGATTAGATAGTGGTAGTGCTGGTGGTGATCATATCCCTAGTAGGAGTGGAAGCGCGCCGCCTAGCATGGAAGGTTCATTTGCAGCTCTTAGGAACCTATTGAAACAACAGGAAGGTAGTAGTAGCTCTGAAGTGCTGAGTAAGGCTATTGAGAGTTATGACTCTGAAGAAGAGATACGTAGGGATCCTGCTTATGTAGCTTACTATTTGTCTAACGTCAACTTGAATCCAAGACTCCCTCCTCCCTTAATCTCACGGGAGAATCAGCACTTGTTAAGTACAACAGCCTCTTGGGATGGTATGGGGATAAGATCTTCCTTGCATTCTTCTAGAACTGCCCTTTCAACGCATAGAGAGGAGCCTGAGGATGAGGGCTCACTGGTTGAACAACAGCCTTATGCTTCTTTGGCTAATATGATTCAG AATGAGAGAACCAAGAATAATCTATCTCTCTTTGGTGCTTCTCCATCCTCCATGAGGAACCAAGAGAAACAACAACACTCTCAAGGAAGGAGAATGCCACCTCCATCATATCAGCTTCAAGCTACTTTTCCACAACAAATGATGCATAACTTACCAAAGACTGCAACTACTCCTATGTATACATCAACATCAGCATACATGACTTCTCTGAGCCCATTTTACAATCAGTCCTCGGGTATGTACCTCCCGCAGTATAGTTACAGCGGTTACCCTCAGTATATGAGTGGATACCAATCTCATGAAGGGACTCTTCCCATGCCATATGACATCTCACCAACTTCTTCAGGATACAACAACAACGCTAGGCTTCTCCCTGAAGGAGGACATAACACTCCTTCTCTTGTGGATCCGTTTCAGTGGCAATACTACCAACAGCCTCAAGCAGACACGTATTCTCCTTCCTTCCAGAGCAGTTCTGAACTTCACAGCAatccattgagtccaagttatGGAATGCAAAGTCCGCGGCACATGGGGAACTACTTTGCTGTTCCCCCTGGTGTAAGAGTTATGCCGCAGTATCAAGGATCACCTCTTGCTAGTCCAGTGATGCCATCCTCACCGGTTAGTGGTGGGATGATGGGACaatttggaagaagaagtgaaacAAGGTATCATCAACAAGGAACGAGTAGGAACACAGGGATCTACCCTGGTGGATGGCAAGGAGGCAACGTTGATGATTATAAGAGACATTCTTTTCTTGATGAACTCAAGTCTCCAAATGCTCGTAAACTCGAGCTGTCTGATATCACAGGGCGTGTTGTTGAATTCAG CGTGGATCAGCATGGCAGCCGGTTTATTCAACAGAAGTTAGATCACTGCTCTGATGAGGAGAAGGCATCTGTCTTCATTGAGGTTCTTCCACAAGCTTCAAAACTGATGACTGATGTCTTTGGAAACTATGTTATCCAAAAG TTCATAGAACATGGAACTCCATCCCAGAGGGAAGAACTTGTGAAGCAACTCGCTGGTCAGATGGTTTCTCTAAGCTTGCAAATGTATGGATGCCGTGTGATACAAAAg GCCCTTGAAGTGATAGATGCTGACCAAAAAACAGAACTGATACGTGAGCTAGATGGGAATGTGATGAAGTGTGTTAGAGACCAAAACGGAAACCATGTTATCCAAATGTGTATAGAGAGTATGCCTGCGGATAGGATTGGATTCGTTATTGCAGCTTTCCGCGGTCAAGTTGCCACTCTTTCTACTCATCCTTACGGATGCAGAGTCATTCAG agaattttagAGCATTGCTCAGATGGTGAGGAGACTCGTTGTGTAATCGATGAAATCTTGGAATCTGCCTTTGCTCTTGCTCATGATCAGTATGGGAACTATGTCACGCAG CATGTCTTAGAGAGAGGGAAGCCTGATGAGAGGAGAAAGATCATTGAGAAGCTGACAGGGAACGTTGTTCAGATGAGTCAGCACAAGTACGCGTCCAACGTTGTGGAGAAGTGTTTGGAACATGGTGATGGTACCGAGAGAGAGTTGCTGATTGAGGAGATAATGGGAAAATCAGAGGAAGACAATCACTTGCTG GCGATGATGAAAGATCAGTACGCAAATTACGTGGTCCAGAAAGTCTTGGAGATCAGTAAAGATCAGCAAAGGGAGGTTCTGGTGCAGAGGATGAAGATCCATCTACAGAGTTTGAGGAAGTACACATATGGGAAACACATAGTAGCTAGATTCGAACAACTGTTTGGTGAAG AGAGTGAAGCATCAGAAGGAGGAACAGAAGGTTAG
- the LOC106389288 gene encoding pumilio homolog 5-like isoform X2: protein MTTTQSAMRMVEGDHHMKNWQQASRFGSHDMAVEDLAFLMKRNRLDSGSAGGDHIPSRSGSAPPSMEGSFAALRNLLKQQEGSSSSEVLSKAIESYDSEEEIRRDPAYVAYYLSNVNLNPRLPPPLISRENQHLLSTTASWDGMGIRSSLHSSRTALSTHREEPEDEGSLVEQQPYASLANMIQRPHSAEDIHAISSSIASERLHESDISSLSMDAIASEDTLASQNSTNAQNERTKNNLSLFGASPSSMRNQEKQQHSQGRRMPPPSYQLQATFPQQMMHNLPKTATTPMYTSTSAYMTSLSPFYNQSSGYNNNARLLPEGGHNTPSLVDPFQWQYYQQPQADTYSPSFQSSSELHSNPLSPSYGMQSPRHMGNYFAVPPGVRVMPQYQGSPLASPVMPSSPVSGGMMGQFGRRSETRYHQQGTSRNTGIYPGGWQGGNVDDYKRHSFLDELKSPNARKLELSDITGRVVEFSVDQHGSRFIQQKLDHCSDEEKASVFIEVLPQASKLMTDVFGNYVIQKFIEHGTPSQREELVKQLAGQMVSLSLQMYGCRVIQKALEVIDADQKTELIRELDGNVMKCVRDQNGNHVIQMCIESMPADRIGFVIAAFRGQVATLSTHPYGCRVIQRILEHCSDGEETRCVIDEILESAFALAHDQYGNYVTQHVLERGKPDERRKIIEKLTGNVVQMSQHKYASNVVEKCLEHGDGTERELLIEEIMGKSEEDNHLLAMMKDQYANYVVQKVLEISKDQQREVLVQRMKIHLQSLRKYTYGKHIVARFEQLFGEESEASEGGTEG from the exons ATGACGACGACGCAGAGTGCTATGAGAATGGTGGAAGGTGATCATCATATGAAGAATTGGCAACAGGCTTCTAGATTTGGTTCACATGATATGGCTGTTGAAGATTTAGCCTTCCTTATGAAACGAAATAGATTAGATAGTGGTAGTGCTGGTGGTGATCATATCCCTAGTAGGAGTGGAAGCGCGCCGCCTAGCATGGAAGGTTCATTTGCAGCTCTTAGGAACCTATTGAAACAACAGGAAGGTAGTAGTAGCTCTGAAGTGCTGAGTAAGGCTATTGAGAGTTATGACTCTGAAGAAGAGATACGTAGGGATCCTGCTTATGTAGCTTACTATTTGTCTAACGTCAACTTGAATCCAAGACTCCCTCCTCCCTTAATCTCACGGGAGAATCAGCACTTGTTAAGTACAACAGCCTCTTGGGATGGTATGGGGATAAGATCTTCCTTGCATTCTTCTAGAACTGCCCTTTCAACGCATAGAGAGGAGCCTGAGGATGAGGGCTCACTGGTTGAACAACAGCCTTATGCTTCTTTGGCTAATATGATTCAG CGGCCTCACTCGGCAGAAGACATCCATGCCATTTCCTCTAGTATAGCTTCAGAAAGATTACATGAGTCTGATATTAGTTCTCTCTCCATGGATGCTATTGCTAGTGAAGATACTTTAGCCTCACAAAATTCTACTAATGCACAGAATGAGAGAACCAAGAATAATCTATCTCTCTTTGGTGCTTCTCCATCCTCCATGAGGAACCAAGAGAAACAACAACACTCTCAAGGAAGGAGAATGCCACCTCCATCATATCAGCTTCAAGCTACTTTTCCACAACAAATGATGCATAACTTACCAAAGACTGCAACTACTCCTATGTATACATCAACATCAGCATACATGACTTCTCTGAGCCCATTTTACAATCAGTCCTCGG GATACAACAACAACGCTAGGCTTCTCCCTGAAGGAGGACATAACACTCCTTCTCTTGTGGATCCGTTTCAGTGGCAATACTACCAACAGCCTCAAGCAGACACGTATTCTCCTTCCTTCCAGAGCAGTTCTGAACTTCACAGCAatccattgagtccaagttatGGAATGCAAAGTCCGCGGCACATGGGGAACTACTTTGCTGTTCCCCCTGGTGTAAGAGTTATGCCGCAGTATCAAGGATCACCTCTTGCTAGTCCAGTGATGCCATCCTCACCGGTTAGTGGTGGGATGATGGGACaatttggaagaagaagtgaaacAAGGTATCATCAACAAGGAACGAGTAGGAACACAGGGATCTACCCTGGTGGATGGCAAGGAGGCAACGTTGATGATTATAAGAGACATTCTTTTCTTGATGAACTCAAGTCTCCAAATGCTCGTAAACTCGAGCTGTCTGATATCACAGGGCGTGTTGTTGAATTCAG CGTGGATCAGCATGGCAGCCGGTTTATTCAACAGAAGTTAGATCACTGCTCTGATGAGGAGAAGGCATCTGTCTTCATTGAGGTTCTTCCACAAGCTTCAAAACTGATGACTGATGTCTTTGGAAACTATGTTATCCAAAAG TTCATAGAACATGGAACTCCATCCCAGAGGGAAGAACTTGTGAAGCAACTCGCTGGTCAGATGGTTTCTCTAAGCTTGCAAATGTATGGATGCCGTGTGATACAAAAg GCCCTTGAAGTGATAGATGCTGACCAAAAAACAGAACTGATACGTGAGCTAGATGGGAATGTGATGAAGTGTGTTAGAGACCAAAACGGAAACCATGTTATCCAAATGTGTATAGAGAGTATGCCTGCGGATAGGATTGGATTCGTTATTGCAGCTTTCCGCGGTCAAGTTGCCACTCTTTCTACTCATCCTTACGGATGCAGAGTCATTCAG agaattttagAGCATTGCTCAGATGGTGAGGAGACTCGTTGTGTAATCGATGAAATCTTGGAATCTGCCTTTGCTCTTGCTCATGATCAGTATGGGAACTATGTCACGCAG CATGTCTTAGAGAGAGGGAAGCCTGATGAGAGGAGAAAGATCATTGAGAAGCTGACAGGGAACGTTGTTCAGATGAGTCAGCACAAGTACGCGTCCAACGTTGTGGAGAAGTGTTTGGAACATGGTGATGGTACCGAGAGAGAGTTGCTGATTGAGGAGATAATGGGAAAATCAGAGGAAGACAATCACTTGCTG GCGATGATGAAAGATCAGTACGCAAATTACGTGGTCCAGAAAGTCTTGGAGATCAGTAAAGATCAGCAAAGGGAGGTTCTGGTGCAGAGGATGAAGATCCATCTACAGAGTTTGAGGAAGTACACATATGGGAAACACATAGTAGCTAGATTCGAACAACTGTTTGGTGAAG AGAGTGAAGCATCAGAAGGAGGAACAGAAGGTTAG
- the LOC106389288 gene encoding pumilio homolog 5-like isoform X1, with the protein MTTTQSAMRMVEGDHHMKNWQQASRFGSHDMAVEDLAFLMKRNRLDSGSAGGDHIPSRSGSAPPSMEGSFAALRNLLKQQEGSSSSEVLSKAIESYDSEEEIRRDPAYVAYYLSNVNLNPRLPPPLISRENQHLLSTTASWDGMGIRSSLHSSRTALSTHREEPEDEGSLVEQQPYASLANMIQRPHSAEDIHAISSSIASERLHESDISSLSMDAIASEDTLASQNSTNAQNERTKNNLSLFGASPSSMRNQEKQQHSQGRRMPPPSYQLQATFPQQMMHNLPKTATTPMYTSTSAYMTSLSPFYNQSSGMYLPQYSYSGYPQYMSGYQSHEGTLPMPYDISPTSSGYNNNARLLPEGGHNTPSLVDPFQWQYYQQPQADTYSPSFQSSSELHSNPLSPSYGMQSPRHMGNYFAVPPGVRVMPQYQGSPLASPVMPSSPVSGGMMGQFGRRSETRYHQQGTSRNTGIYPGGWQGGNVDDYKRHSFLDELKSPNARKLELSDITGRVVEFSVDQHGSRFIQQKLDHCSDEEKASVFIEVLPQASKLMTDVFGNYVIQKFIEHGTPSQREELVKQLAGQMVSLSLQMYGCRVIQKALEVIDADQKTELIRELDGNVMKCVRDQNGNHVIQMCIESMPADRIGFVIAAFRGQVATLSTHPYGCRVIQRILEHCSDGEETRCVIDEILESAFALAHDQYGNYVTQHVLERGKPDERRKIIEKLTGNVVQMSQHKYASNVVEKCLEHGDGTERELLIEEIMGKSEEDNHLLAMMKDQYANYVVQKVLEISKDQQREVLVQRMKIHLQSLRKYTYGKHIVARFEQLFGEESEASEGGTEG; encoded by the exons ATGACGACGACGCAGAGTGCTATGAGAATGGTGGAAGGTGATCATCATATGAAGAATTGGCAACAGGCTTCTAGATTTGGTTCACATGATATGGCTGTTGAAGATTTAGCCTTCCTTATGAAACGAAATAGATTAGATAGTGGTAGTGCTGGTGGTGATCATATCCCTAGTAGGAGTGGAAGCGCGCCGCCTAGCATGGAAGGTTCATTTGCAGCTCTTAGGAACCTATTGAAACAACAGGAAGGTAGTAGTAGCTCTGAAGTGCTGAGTAAGGCTATTGAGAGTTATGACTCTGAAGAAGAGATACGTAGGGATCCTGCTTATGTAGCTTACTATTTGTCTAACGTCAACTTGAATCCAAGACTCCCTCCTCCCTTAATCTCACGGGAGAATCAGCACTTGTTAAGTACAACAGCCTCTTGGGATGGTATGGGGATAAGATCTTCCTTGCATTCTTCTAGAACTGCCCTTTCAACGCATAGAGAGGAGCCTGAGGATGAGGGCTCACTGGTTGAACAACAGCCTTATGCTTCTTTGGCTAATATGATTCAG CGGCCTCACTCGGCAGAAGACATCCATGCCATTTCCTCTAGTATAGCTTCAGAAAGATTACATGAGTCTGATATTAGTTCTCTCTCCATGGATGCTATTGCTAGTGAAGATACTTTAGCCTCACAAAATTCTACTAATGCACAGAATGAGAGAACCAAGAATAATCTATCTCTCTTTGGTGCTTCTCCATCCTCCATGAGGAACCAAGAGAAACAACAACACTCTCAAGGAAGGAGAATGCCACCTCCATCATATCAGCTTCAAGCTACTTTTCCACAACAAATGATGCATAACTTACCAAAGACTGCAACTACTCCTATGTATACATCAACATCAGCATACATGACTTCTCTGAGCCCATTTTACAATCAGTCCTCGGGTATGTACCTCCCGCAGTATAGTTACAGCGGTTACCCTCAGTATATGAGTGGATACCAATCTCATGAAGGGACTCTTCCCATGCCATATGACATCTCACCAACTTCTTCAGGATACAACAACAACGCTAGGCTTCTCCCTGAAGGAGGACATAACACTCCTTCTCTTGTGGATCCGTTTCAGTGGCAATACTACCAACAGCCTCAAGCAGACACGTATTCTCCTTCCTTCCAGAGCAGTTCTGAACTTCACAGCAatccattgagtccaagttatGGAATGCAAAGTCCGCGGCACATGGGGAACTACTTTGCTGTTCCCCCTGGTGTAAGAGTTATGCCGCAGTATCAAGGATCACCTCTTGCTAGTCCAGTGATGCCATCCTCACCGGTTAGTGGTGGGATGATGGGACaatttggaagaagaagtgaaacAAGGTATCATCAACAAGGAACGAGTAGGAACACAGGGATCTACCCTGGTGGATGGCAAGGAGGCAACGTTGATGATTATAAGAGACATTCTTTTCTTGATGAACTCAAGTCTCCAAATGCTCGTAAACTCGAGCTGTCTGATATCACAGGGCGTGTTGTTGAATTCAG CGTGGATCAGCATGGCAGCCGGTTTATTCAACAGAAGTTAGATCACTGCTCTGATGAGGAGAAGGCATCTGTCTTCATTGAGGTTCTTCCACAAGCTTCAAAACTGATGACTGATGTCTTTGGAAACTATGTTATCCAAAAG TTCATAGAACATGGAACTCCATCCCAGAGGGAAGAACTTGTGAAGCAACTCGCTGGTCAGATGGTTTCTCTAAGCTTGCAAATGTATGGATGCCGTGTGATACAAAAg GCCCTTGAAGTGATAGATGCTGACCAAAAAACAGAACTGATACGTGAGCTAGATGGGAATGTGATGAAGTGTGTTAGAGACCAAAACGGAAACCATGTTATCCAAATGTGTATAGAGAGTATGCCTGCGGATAGGATTGGATTCGTTATTGCAGCTTTCCGCGGTCAAGTTGCCACTCTTTCTACTCATCCTTACGGATGCAGAGTCATTCAG agaattttagAGCATTGCTCAGATGGTGAGGAGACTCGTTGTGTAATCGATGAAATCTTGGAATCTGCCTTTGCTCTTGCTCATGATCAGTATGGGAACTATGTCACGCAG CATGTCTTAGAGAGAGGGAAGCCTGATGAGAGGAGAAAGATCATTGAGAAGCTGACAGGGAACGTTGTTCAGATGAGTCAGCACAAGTACGCGTCCAACGTTGTGGAGAAGTGTTTGGAACATGGTGATGGTACCGAGAGAGAGTTGCTGATTGAGGAGATAATGGGAAAATCAGAGGAAGACAATCACTTGCTG GCGATGATGAAAGATCAGTACGCAAATTACGTGGTCCAGAAAGTCTTGGAGATCAGTAAAGATCAGCAAAGGGAGGTTCTGGTGCAGAGGATGAAGATCCATCTACAGAGTTTGAGGAAGTACACATATGGGAAACACATAGTAGCTAGATTCGAACAACTGTTTGGTGAAG AGAGTGAAGCATCAGAAGGAGGAACAGAAGGTTAG
- the BNAA03G35660D gene encoding uncharacterized protein BNAA03G35660D has product MDFLKVRRFRKSRKPNLEKEQEQARSENTAPGVADSGKADEVEDEEDDDFITNEVKRRIKELRRNSFMVLIPEEDEEGEQEDEEESYLGEEEGEEENCSSVWRDVVAEGLQWWGGFDAVYEKYCERMLFFDRLTSRQLKEIAPSPSTPSASKKKLSSPFRCLSLKKTDVPDEEEVEVEEGIEQTTEVDPCQDLETAYVAQLCLTWEALHCQYTQLSHLISCQPEAVTCYNHTAQQFQQFLVLLQRFIENEPFEQQGSRAELYARGRNAMPRLLQAPKIQGSDKEKDTDYMVLADDLIRIIESSILTFNVFLKMDKKKKNSNHFNSTTPLQLVQSSIEKKRVKAKELSKKTKGLRKKSWPQTWEGVQLLFAAIDIKLATRVVRMGRISKEQLLWCEEKMKKLSFSGGKLQRHPSPVLFPSSC; this is encoded by the exons ATGGATTTCTTGAAAGTGAGGAGATTTCGAAAGTCACGGAAGCCAAACCTAGAGAAGGAGCAAGAACAAGCAAGGAGTGAGAACACTGCACCTGGTGTGGCAGATTCAGGAAAAGCAGACGAGGTAGAAGACGAGGAAGACGATGATTTCATCACCAACGAGGTCAAGAGAAGGATCAAGGAGCTAAGGAGAAACAGTTTCATGGTCTTGATACCCGAAGAAGACGAGGAAGGAGAacaagaagacgaagaagaatcTTATCTAGgcgaagaggaaggagaagaagaaaactgtTCAAGCGTCTGGAGAGATGTGGTAGCTGAAGGACTTCAATGGTGGGGTGGCTTTGACGCTGTCTACGAAAAGTATTGCGAGCGTATGCTCTTCTTCGATCGCTTAACCTCTCGCCAGCTCAAAGAAATAGCTCCAAGTCCTTCAACTCCATCAGCGTCCAAGAAGAAGCTCTCATCGCCTTTTCGATGTCTTTCTCTCAAGAAAACGGATGTTCCTGatgaggaggaggtggaggtggaAGAAGGTATAGAGCAGACAACGGAGGTGGATCCTTGTCAAGATCTCGAGACGGCTTACGTTGCTCAGCTATGCCTCACTTGGGAGGCGCTTCACTGTCAGTACACTCAGCTTAGCCACTTGATCTCTTGCCAACCGGAAGCAGTGACTTGCTACAACCACACCGCGCAGCAGTTTCAGCAGTTCTTGGTCTTGCTGCAGAGGTTTATAGAGAACGAGCCGTTTGAGCAGCAGGGGTCGAGAGCTGAGCTTTACGCTCGTGGTAGAAACGCAATGCCTAGGCTTCTTCAAGCTCCCAAGATTCAAG GGTCAGATAAGGAGAAAGATACAGACTACATGGTCTTAGCTGATGATCTCATCAGAATCATAGAGAGCTCGATCCTTACTTTCAACGTTTTCTTGAAAATggataagaagaaaaagaacagTAACCATTTCAATTCTACAACCCCTTTGCAACTGGTTCAGTCATCTATTGAAAAG AAGAGGGTGAAAGCTAAGGAGCtttcaaagaaaacaaaagggcTGAGAAAGAAGTCTTGGCCACAGACATGGGAAGGTGTTCAGCTCTTGTTTGCAGCCATTGACATCAAACTAGCAACAAGGGTTGTGAGGATGGGGAGGATCAGTAAAGAGCAGCTTCTTTGGTGTgaagagaagatgaaaaaaCTCAGCTTTTCTGGTGGGAAGCTTCAGAGACACCCATCTCCAGTTCTTTTCCCTTCTTCTTGttga